The genomic segment TATACTAGATTTTGGGACTACCGATCATATGACACCCTTATCTAACATTTTCTCCTCTTACACCCCTTGCCCTAGCAACAAGAAAATATCCATAGCTGATGGCTCTTTGATGACTGCAGCAGGTCAAGGAGATGTTCAAATAAGCTCATCTATCACCCTTAAAAATGTCCTTCATATTCCTAAATTATCTGTTAGTTTAGTCTCCATTAAAAAACTCATACACGATCTCTCATGCAATGTTATTTTTTCTAACAATGATTGTATCATACAGAACCAACAATCGGGGAGGACGATTGGACATGTTAGAGACTAGAATGACTTGTATTACTTGGACAATCCAAATCTGCCATCAGCCTTGGGATATACCAACTCTTTTTTCTCTGATTCAATAAAGACCAGCAGGGAGAAGATCTTCCACCATCACTGTCGTCTTCGACATCCTTCCTTTAGggtcataaaattattattcccTTCCCTTTTTAGCAAATTGGATGTGGCAAGTCTTAATTGTGAAGTGTGTGAACTTGCTAAACACAAACGTGTTTCTTTCCCTGTTAGTAATAATAAGAGCACTTTTCCCTTCTATTTAATTCATACTGATGTATGGGGTCGCTCAAATGTCACAAATGTTTCTGGTGCTCATTGGTTTAttacctttatagatgattgcACTCGTCCACATGAGTTTTCTTACTAAAACAAAAATCCGAAGTAAGCTCTATGGTTCAAAGTTTTTCTCAATGgtaaaaaatcaatttggtgTTAGCATTAAGAGGATTAGATCTGATAATGGAAAATATTACTTTAATCATGGGCttatttctttttgtcaaaAGGAAAGGAAGGTATCATTCATGAGTCCTCTTATGTCaaaactcctcaacaaaatgggattGTAGAGAGGAAAAATGGACACCTTCTTGACCAAACTAGAGCTCTCCTTTTTCAACATAAGTTTCCTAAAAGTTTTTGGGGGATGTTGTACTCACTTCATGTTATCTAATTAATAGACTACCTTCTAGTATTCTAGCTTCTAAAAGCCCTATGGAGGTCCTGTCATCCTTTTATCCTAATGTGTCCACATCCAACCACCTTGTTCCATGCATCTTTGGTTGTGTCTCTTTTGTCCATGTCCACAATAGTGATAGAGGTAAATTTGATCCTAGAGccttaaaatgtgttttcataGGTTACTCATCCACACAAAAGGGATACAAATGCTATCACCCACCATCCAAAAAATTCTTTGTGTCTCGTGATGTCACCTTTTTTTAGCTCAAAAGTTACTTCTATAAAGATCATCTTTAGGGGGAGGCTGCACCAAATGAAGATGATATCCTTATGCTTCCTGACTTAAGCTTAGGACCAAAAATAGGGACTAAAAGTGTAACATATGAGACTCAAGATGGGGCTGATGTAAGATTTGGTAAAAATATGGTTTATACAAGGAATACAAAGACCATTCCAGAGTTTGTCCATGTTCAACCATCCAACCCAACATTACATGAGGTAACTATCCCTAATCCTTTAATCTCCAATGCATCAAACTCTGTTTCTCCAAATATACAAGAATCTGAATCCAGTCCAACATCCCTTTATGAGGACCTAGATATTCCAATTGCCCTTAGGAAAGAGACTAGGAAATGCACTACCAAGCCATTGTACCCTCTAGCTAATTACCTATCCTTTAAAAACTTATCACCTACTCATAACGCCTTCCTCACAAGCCTAAACACCACAACCACACCTACCTCTTTATTTAAGGCATTGAgtgataaaaaatgaaaacaagctATGGACATGGAAATGGAAGCACTAGAAAAGAATAGTACTTGGGATTTGGTGGCTCTCCCGAATGGAAAAAGACCAGTAGGGTGCAGGTGGATATATACTATAAAATTAAAGGTTGATGGGTCTATTGAGAGGTACAAAGCAAGGTTAGTGGCTAAGGGATTCACTCAAACCTATGGAGTGGATTACATGGAAACTTTTGCTCTAGTGGCAAAAATGAATACAATTATGGTGATATTATCTCTAGCAGCTAATTATGGTTGGAACTTGCAACAATTTGATGTCGAAAATGCCTTCCTTCATGGAGAAATTGAAGAGGAGATTTACATGGAATTGCCCCCTCGATATGAGGGGAAAACAGCTGCCAACACTGTTTGCAAGCTAAAAAAGACATTGTATGGGTTGAAACTGTGAGCGTGGTTTGGAAGGTTTACTAAAATTATGATAAGTTTGGGATTTAAACAAAGTCAAGGAGATCACACCTTGTTCATTAAACACTCTAAATCAGGGAGAGTTACAGTGCTATtggtttatgtagatgatattataATAACATGTGATGATGAGGAGGAACAACAACTTTTAGGCCAACATCTAGCCAAGGAATTTGAAATTAAGACCTTGGGAAAATTGAAGTATTTCTTAGGGATTGAAGTGGCCCATTCTAAAAAGGGAATATTTATATCTCAGAAAAAATATATCACAGATTTGTTGAAAGAAACTGGGAAGACAACATGCAAGCCTACAAGTACACCAATTGATCCAAACATGAAATTGAGGAATGTAGAAGAAGGTACTGCAATTGACAAGGAAATGTATCAAATGTTAGTTGGTAGATTGATTTATTTATCTCACACTAGGCttgatgttgcatttgttgTAAACCTTGTTAGCCAGTTCATGCCCCAACCTAAGGAGGTTCACTTACAAGCTCCACTAAGAATTGTGCAATATTTGAAGGGAACCCCAGGCAGGGGAATTTTGTTTGAACGAAATGGGAATGTAAGTGTGGAAGCATATACAGATGCAGACTATGCAGGCTCAATTGTGGACAAGAGGTCAACTGCAGGGTATTGCACTTTCATTGGTGGAAATCTTGTGACTTGGaagagtaaaaaacaaaaatgtgttAGTcagatctagtgctgaagcagaaTTCAAGGCAATGGCACAAGGGATATGCGAACTACTGTGGTTAAAGATCATCTTGGAAGACTTAGGAATAAAGTCAGATGAATCAATGAGACTTTATTGTGATAATAAATATGCTATTAGCATAGCTCATAATCCAGTGCAACATGATAAAACCAAATATATCAAGATTGACAGacattttatcaaagaaaaattagataGTGGTCTAATATGTACTCCATATGCCTCTTCACAAGACAACCTTGCAAATATTCTAACAAAGGGGCTGAATAGTAACAACTTTGAAAGTATTGTTTCCAAGCTGGGAATGAAAAATACTTATtcaccagcttgagggggagtgttagaatctTTTTATCTGTATTAAAGTCTttgcttttattgtttttattaattatatttcttccttatTTAGGAGATTATAATTATCAGTTATGATTAGGATATCCCTAAAATATAGGGATTCTTTCTTTAGGAGCTATTATTAGACTTCCTAAAATAGCTTTCTAGCATTGTATATATGAATTTGTAATCTCAGCATAATAATATATACGTTTTACCCTAAATTATGAGACTATCCTTTGAAGTTACTTTGTTCTCTATTTCTATTTCATAAAATCTtttggaaaagaagaaaattttcgTCGAGCTAAAAAGATGTTGATGTTTTGCCATTATGTTAGAGTGATGCTAGATATTCTTGTTTTCTCACCTGGGTTTGATAGAGAATGAGACTACCCCATAATCTCTTATTCTTCTAAAACAAATGTGTTTTAATTCTCCTTAGGATTTTTCGAGACTCTTGATACCATGATAAGTTTTATtgcaagaaaaaagaaattcatgTCATTTCATTCATGTATCATGAATTTGAATACATATCATAACTCACAATTACAATTATTAAGGTCATTAAACATGTccataatttttcaaattgcAGCCACTAAACATGCTCTTAATTAGGATAAGAATATATATCCTAAATATAATGACTaacgataataataataaacaaccatAATGGTAATATCTCAATAATATACAAAGGACTGACATCTCCAATCAAGATGATAAGTTTATGGGTCTTTTTCCTTGTATATTGTTCAAGTTTCTCATTTCTACTCAATGTGAGGTTTAGAGACACATATGATATCCTAATAATATC from the Vigna angularis cultivar LongXiaoDou No.4 chromosome 3, ASM1680809v1, whole genome shotgun sequence genome contains:
- the LOC108324635 gene encoding uncharacterized mitochondrial protein AtMg00810-like; protein product: MISLGFKQSQGDHTLFIKHSKSGRVTVLLVYVDDIIITCDDEEEQQLLGQHLAKEFEIKTLGKLKYFLGIEVAHSKKGIFISQKKYITDLLKETGKTTCKPTSTPIDPNMKLRNVEEGTAIDKEMYQMLVGRLIYLSHTRLDVAFVVNLVSQFMPQPKEVHLQAPLRIVQYLKGTPGRGILFERNGNVSVEAYTDADYAGSIVDKRSTAGYCTFIGGNLVTWKSKKQKCVSQI